Within Candidatus Neomarinimicrobiota bacterium, the genomic segment TCACCCATTTACCGAGATATGAGTGCCCCAGAAACCCGTCATGCTGTTTGTTGGTATATGAATGAATAATAGAATCTCCAACCTCTCCGCCTACTTTGCACTGCTCTCCTATGGACGTTCCCCCGTATATCTTTGCCCCGGCTTTTATCAGGCTGTTCTCCCCGATATATGCCGGTCCCTGCACGTATGCGTTAGGCATAACTTGAACCCCGCGCGAAACTATTACAGGACCTTTCTCCGCGTCAATGACAACCCCCGGCTTAACAGTCGCCCCGGCTTCGATTAAAACGTTTTCTTTATTTATAACTTTCGCGCCATCATAAACTTCACCGTTAATGCCGCTTCCTGTAAACTCTCGACTTATCTCCTCACCGTTTTTGAGAAAAAGGTCCCATGGATAATCTATCCACGTACAACTGATCTCATTTTCGATTAAATCGGGAAAATCCTTTCGGCTTAACAAACTGCTTCCGGCATCCCTGAGTTTTTGTAGATTATCACCCGACAATACCGCCGCCGCAACCACACCGTTATTCATGTACAGCGAGTCACTATCCGTGATTATTTTATTAACATGAGTCTCGGCTATAATGCATCTGCCGTTAATCAGAACATATTTATCTGCCGAATAGGTATTGATCTCCGCTTTGGGATAACGTTCGGCAAGAACGTCAACCAGTTCCGGCCGGCAGTGAAGGGAGATGAACTCATCTGTGAATATTTTCTCGTATTTCTCACGGATAGAACTGATTCCGAATTTCAGATCATACACAGGTCGCAGGTGAACCAGGGGGTTCAACCGCGGTGAAAACTCATCTTCAAACAGGGCTAATCTCATAAGATTTTAATCCCTTCCGGACGCGATACGGTTCGGGTTTCTAATTTACGCTTATTCTTATCTCTTTCCGCTATTTTATTTATCCTGATCTTTTCTTTTCTGTTCAAGGGGTATCAAATTGGTGAACTCGTCTCTGATAGTCCTGTAAGTCTTCTCCAAATTAGAATGAATCCCTGTTCTCTTCAATAGTATATTATAAAACTGATCGGCTCCTTCCCAGGCAAAACCGATGAGCAGCTTATGACCGACTGCCCTGCAAATGTAGGCGGCATACAGGCAGAAATCGGTGTTTAAGTCCACAGTCAGATCATAGGTAATTAGAGCTTTGTCCGATATCCAGTTGGATTTCGGCAGCTGCCAGAAAGATATATCGGAATTTTTGATTACAATCTCCCGGGCGTTGGTATCTATCTTAAACTCTTCGTTGGTTTCTTCCGTCAATATAACCGTCACTCGACTTGATACCGGTGATTCGAATATCTTCTTGAACACATACCTTGCTACTCTGAATTGATTTAAGTCATCGGGCATACAGATTAGCACTCCGGAACTCTTCTCGATACTCCTTCCTACTGAAAAAGGAGTATTGAGACTTTTGTTATCCCGCGAAAATCTTGTGAGATAGAATCTCGCTATATCTTTTCTAAAGGAACTTAAAATAACTCTGCCTTCGCCGGTTCATGCCGGACTCTTTGATTATCCGTACTTTCCTCATTCGTATATGCTATGATCATGATTTTTTCTCTTATCAGTAAATCAATTCTATAAGTGTCCTGCCAACGGCGCCAAGACTTTCAGGGCTGCACCTCTCCGGTGTATCAAGCGATGTGTGCCACAAGTTAACACCCCCCTGTACATAATCCATGTCTATTATGTTGATTGCCGGTATTCCTGCGTGTTTAAAAAGCATAAGATGATCGTCCTCTACGTAACTTCCGAGATTTCTTTTAAACTGGTGTGCCCCTGCTCGCTCCGCTGCGCTCCAGACTCTTTCAACGAGCTCTCTGTTATGTTCATAGGAATACCTCTCGATAGGCAGCTCGAGATTAGCGTCTCCTACCATATCTATAATAATCGCCCATTCAGGTTTTTGCCCGGTGAAATTTTTCGAGAAATGTCTCGAACCGAGGAAGTACCTGTCCAAGTCGCCCTCTTCGCCGAAATCCTCACCGTCGAATAAGATAATGTCAACTCCAACCGCCGGTCGATTTTGCTGCATAATCCTCGCCAGCTCGAGCAACACGGCAACGCCGCTTGCTCCGTCATTTGCACCTAACAGCGGTTGAGCGCGTTTGGCGGGATCGGCATCGTAATCGGAGCGGGGACGCGTATCCCAGTGAGCGCCGATTATAACTCTTACTGGATTTGACGGATCGAACGAGGCGATGATATTTGTGAGGTTATAGACTCTGCCCGAGCTCTCGTCAAGGTGAGTGAACTCCTGCAATTTCAACGAGTCGGAAGTCGCTTCGAGTTCACCGACAAGATATTCCAGAGTATTTTTGTGCCCCTGTGAGCCCGGGTTACGCGGTCCGAACTCGCATTGTTTTACAAGGTAACTGAATGCCTTTAGGTTGTCAAAATCAGGTTTTCCGCTCCCGCAGCCTGCGATGACAGCAAGGATCAATAATGATTGTAACGGCGAGTGTGTTCTCCTCAAATAATCAACCCCTGATCGCTATGTTGACCGTCAAACCGAAATCTCTGAAGCTGGTGGTTCCATGAATAGTTTCTGTTTTTCCAAATTCGAAAAATAGTCCCCCGTTAAGTTTCGAGCTGAATGAATAACTCATCTGCGGTTGAAGTGTCCATCTTCTTGACAGATTTAGAAGTGCAAATTCCCCATCTCCAGCTCCGGTTCTCGAGAGCGTTTCGCTCGTGCTTCTGTTGTAAGTCAGAGAAAAAGACACTTGGTTATCGAATTTGAAATCCCTGAGAAAGAAAATCGGAATTTTCATCCCCCCGCGTCTTGAATAATTTGCCGTTATCGAAATGTTTGAAGAGTTGAGTATCTGGGTTCCTTTCGTAATTCCGAAAAAGTTCGATGTAGAGGTTGACTTATTATACCTGAAGTTCGCCGTGATATTTTTTTTCAGTCTGAAACTCATTCCTACCAGAGGTTGCCATGACTTGGAGAAATCGCGCCCTGTAACCTCTGTGATCGTCGTGTCAATCCCCTCAACCCCTGTAGACCTGATCGTCTCCAATATTCTCTTGTTCTCTTTACCGCCGAACCCGTGCTCCAGGCTCACACTTTTTGCGATGCTGGAGAAAAGGGGGAGTTTTTCAAGACCGGAAATTCGAAGGTTCCAGCTCGGAAACGGGATTCCATCTTCTCCTCCATCACCCATCGGAAAGAAATCCCGCGTTTGAATTGTATTCAAGTTGCTTGCCGAAGTACGGTTCTTCCTTTCACTGCTTCCATAAGAAAAGCCTAATGTTACGTTTCTGCTCAGATTCAATCCGCTTCTCGACGTAAAGTTGGTCGTTTCTCCCCTCGTATTCTCAGCGACTATCTCTTCTGATTTTTCAACTCCCGGGTCATCCGAAAATCCAAATTTATATCCCAAATTTGGCTCGCCTATGACTGCCGGGTTTGAGAGACCTCTACCGGTGGAGTAACTGATATTTACAGGTTGAAGTTTCTTGGAAAGCATTCCCAGCAATTCTGCGATAGTCGGGTTGTCCCGTTCCTTTTTAGCCTCTTTCTTATCTTCCTCCACTTCTTTCTCTTTAGTCTTTCGCCTCGAGCTTCTCCTTTGACCTGCTGATGTTGGCTTTTTAGCCGTTTTCTTTTTACCGGAATCGAATAGTGCCAGGAATTTTTTCAAATCGAAATTCAGACTGGTATTGAAATCTTTCTGGTTCGAAATATCATTACTGCTTCTCTGTCGGACATGCCGTAGTCTGTAATTGCTGTTATATCCGAAGTTTGTCTGCATCCAACTGAATATCCTCGGATTCCACTTTGCGGAAAAACTCTCGTTGGCATTTAATAAAGTGCCGAGATCGCCCGAGTAAATCGCGGTTTTATTGGTTCTCAGATCACTCAGATCATTCGTCCATCCTCTACCGTAA encodes:
- a CDS encoding GlmU family protein, which gives rise to MRLALFEDEFSPRLNPLVHLRPVYDLKFGISSIREKYEKIFTDEFISLHCRPELVDVLAERYPKAEINTYSADKYVLINGRCIIAETHVNKIITDSDSLYMNNGVVAAAVLSGDNLQKLRDAGSSLLSRKDFPDLIENEISCTWIDYPWDLFLKNGEEISREFTGSGINGEVYDGAKVINKENVLIEAGATVKPGVVIDAEKGPVIVSRGVQVMPNAYVQGPAYIGENSLIKAGAKIYGGTSIGEQCKVGGEVGDSIIHSYTNKQHDGFLGHSYLGKWVNLGAGTNNSDLKNNYGNVRFYVEGESIDTGSMFCGLLMGDHSKTGINSMFNTGTHVGVACNLFGSEFPPKFVPSFSWGGAKGMEEHKIEKAVETAHRVMARRDVTMTDSMADLFKTLFDKTMNERKKVFSSL
- a CDS encoding M28 family peptidase, which gives rise to MRRTHSPLQSLLILAVIAGCGSGKPDFDNLKAFSYLVKQCEFGPRNPGSQGHKNTLEYLVGELEATSDSLKLQEFTHLDESSGRVYNLTNIIASFDPSNPVRVIIGAHWDTRPRSDYDADPAKRAQPLLGANDGASGVAVLLELARIMQQNRPAVGVDIILFDGEDFGEEGDLDRYFLGSRHFSKNFTGQKPEWAIIIDMVGDANLELPIERYSYEHNRELVERVWSAAERAGAHQFKRNLGSYVEDDHLMLFKHAGIPAINIIDMDYVQGGVNLWHTSLDTPERCSPESLGAVGRTLIELIY